The following are encoded together in the Clostridium sp. BJN0013 genome:
- a CDS encoding D-glucuronyl C5-epimerase family protein: MLLKVGEASLKEKMNILKRSKKAHNNKKYSMAIKGYDQIILDKSLPAHIINEARVCKLLAEQKAPVLKKYSFSPDFIEVCENGKKYYRDNKCSYFLYEDYNTFKKYFNLQQDWVYVESEHFKFDHKGIPMVKYNDKFYYNTVTVCQYGLWLYDKYIDNKEDKKKFLSIADFLIDNMKEDGSFRYEFKYHHYELLNVGWTSSMSQGQALSVFARAYNLTKDIKYLNSGDKVLKYLLTPISKGGVMDNLGTLDERLKDKIFFQQYVNSTSTYTLNGFIFTLIGLYDWSNVNCPGNIYYSNIAREYWNKGLNSLKFIIPYYDIGEFTAYDLYHIVKKSKPSSSDFYHSVHIEQMNALYNITKDNYFKNIRDMWISYVSEPNES, from the coding sequence GTGCTTCTGAAAGTGGGTGAGGCATCTTTAAAGGAAAAGATGAATATATTGAAAAGAAGTAAAAAAGCCCACAATAATAAAAAATATTCCATGGCAATAAAGGGATATGATCAAATCATATTGGATAAGTCTCTACCCGCTCATATTATAAATGAAGCAAGGGTATGCAAGTTATTAGCTGAACAAAAAGCACCTGTTTTGAAAAAATATTCATTTTCACCTGATTTTATAGAAGTATGTGAAAATGGGAAAAAATATTACAGAGATAATAAATGCAGTTATTTTTTATATGAAGATTACAATACTTTTAAAAAATACTTTAATCTTCAGCAGGATTGGGTGTATGTTGAATCCGAACATTTTAAATTTGATCATAAAGGCATACCTATGGTAAAGTACAATGATAAATTTTACTATAATACAGTAACTGTCTGTCAATATGGTTTATGGCTATATGATAAATATATTGACAATAAAGAAGATAAAAAGAAATTTTTAAGTATAGCAGACTTTTTAATAGACAATATGAAAGAAGATGGTTCTTTCAGGTACGAATTTAAATACCATCACTATGAACTTTTAAATGTGGGATGGACTTCTAGTATGTCCCAAGGCCAGGCATTGAGTGTATTTGCCAGGGCTTATAATTTAACTAAAGATATTAAATATTTAAATTCCGGAGACAAAGTTTTAAAATATTTGCTTACTCCTATTTCTAAAGGTGGAGTAATGGATAATTTAGGAACATTAGATGAAAGACTTAAAGATAAAATATTCTTTCAGCAGTATGTAAATTCAACTTCTACTTATACTTTAAATGGATTCATATTTACTTTAATTGGCTTATATGATTGGAGCAATGTAAATTGTCCAGGGAATATATATTATAGCAATATAGCCAGAGAATACTGGAATAAAGGTTTAAATAGTTTAAAATTTATAATACCTTATTATGATATAGGGGAATTTACAGCTTATGATCTATATCATATTGTAAAAAAATCAAAACCCAGTAGTTCTGATTTTTATCATTCAGTGCATATAGAACAAATGAATGCACTTTATAATATTACGAAAGACAACTATTTTAAAAACATAAGAGATATGTGGATTTCTTATGTTTCAGAACCAAATGAGTCTTAG
- a CDS encoding alpha/beta hydrolase family protein, translating to MFISYFEEVRVLSIIFLSAAILTKVKFFYIRYCKIQYFKYKINVGIILTNKIYNTLNIIVEERIYMVDNFEIKGEQNGSIRGIINRPSISGKIPCIIFCHGFMGNKLGHNFMFVKIARTLEKLNIASIRFDFRGSGESDGDFKDITISSEVEDCKRVLQFANSLDYIDKNNINILGFSMGAAIAVVIASSYSNIIKNSILMSAGFNMYDIFISEATGDRLYEFLEKGYINFENNILSEKAIEDAFNYRVFDYLKDMKGNTLIIHGTEDKSVYPLYARKIQQLLGSKAKLKFIKGADHCYSSPEYYAELVKEIVLFVKEYII from the coding sequence GTGTTTATCTCCTACTTTGAGGAAGTCAGGGTATTATCAATAATATTTTTATCTGCTGCAATTTTAACAAAAGTCAAATTTTTTTATATAAGGTATTGTAAAATACAATATTTTAAATATAAAATTAATGTAGGTATTATCTTAACTAATAAAATATATAATACTTTAAATATAATTGTGGAAGAGAGGATTTACATGGTTGATAATTTTGAAATAAAAGGTGAACAAAATGGGAGTATAAGAGGAATTATAAATAGACCCAGTATATCAGGCAAAATTCCCTGCATAATTTTCTGTCATGGGTTTATGGGAAATAAATTGGGTCATAATTTTATGTTTGTAAAAATAGCCAGAACCTTGGAAAAACTTAATATAGCTTCTATTAGATTCGATTTTAGGGGAAGTGGAGAAAGTGATGGGGATTTCAAGGATATTACCATATCCTCAGAAGTAGAAGACTGTAAAAGAGTACTGCAGTTTGCTAATTCTCTTGATTATATTGATAAAAATAATATAAATATTTTAGGATTTAGTATGGGTGCTGCAATTGCTGTAGTAATTGCTTCTAGTTATTCTAATATAATCAAAAATTCTATACTTATGAGTGCCGGATTCAATATGTATGATATATTTATTTCTGAAGCTACAGGAGATAGACTATATGAATTCTTAGAAAAGGGATACATAAACTTTGAAAATAACATACTTAGTGAAAAAGCTATAGAAGATGCATTTAATTATAGGGTTTTCGATTATTTAAAAGATATGAAAGGAAATACACTTATAATTCATGGTACAGAAGATAAATCCGTATACCCTTTATATGCAAGAAAAATTCAGCAATTATTGGGGAGTAAAGCTAAATTAAAATTTATTAAGGGAGCAGATCACTGCTATTCTAGTCCGGAGTATTATGCGGAATTGGTTAAAGAAATAGTACTTTTTGTAAAAGAATATATAATCTAA